From Streptomyces sp. TLI_235, a single genomic window includes:
- a CDS encoding adenosylcobyric acid synthase (glutamine-hydrolysing): MTKALLVAGTTSDAGKSVVTAGICRWLARQGVRVAPFKAQNMSLNSFVTADGAEIGRAQAMQAQAARVEPEAAMNPVLLKPGADGRSQVVLLGKPVAEVGALDYRERKPVLLERALECLADLRSRYDVVVCEGAGSPAEINLRDRDIANMGLATAANLPVVVVGDIDRGGVFAAMYGTLALLSAQDQALVAGWFVNKFRGDARLLAPGLEMLRELTGRPVLGTLPMLSGLWLDAEDSLDLSTAVENRPTAAPHGSEVLRVAVVRLPRLSNFTDVDALAQEPGVLVRWATRPEELADADLVVLPGTRATVADLAWLLERGLDGALRARAAAGLPVLGVCGGYQMLSREIVDAVESKAGAVEGLGLLPTRVEFGVAKVLGRPVGEAYGERVEGYEIHHGVVAVEGGTPFLDGCRVGAVWGTTWHGALENDGFRRALLREVAAAAGRAFVPAPDTSFAAAREERLDRLGDLIEEHADTDALWKLIEGGAPQGLPFVPPGAP, from the coding sequence GTGACGAAGGCTCTGCTGGTGGCAGGGACGACCTCGGATGCGGGGAAGAGCGTGGTCACGGCGGGGATCTGCCGGTGGCTGGCGCGGCAGGGGGTGCGGGTGGCGCCGTTCAAGGCGCAGAACATGTCGCTGAACTCCTTCGTGACCGCGGACGGCGCCGAGATCGGCCGGGCCCAGGCGATGCAGGCGCAGGCCGCCCGGGTCGAGCCGGAGGCGGCGATGAACCCGGTGCTCCTGAAGCCGGGCGCGGACGGCCGCAGCCAGGTGGTGCTGCTCGGGAAGCCGGTCGCCGAGGTCGGGGCGCTGGACTACCGCGAGCGCAAGCCCGTCCTGCTGGAGCGGGCGCTGGAGTGCCTGGCGGACCTGCGCAGCCGCTACGACGTGGTGGTCTGCGAGGGCGCCGGCTCCCCCGCCGAGATCAATCTGCGGGACCGGGACATCGCCAACATGGGTCTGGCCACGGCGGCGAACCTTCCGGTGGTGGTGGTCGGCGACATCGACCGCGGCGGGGTGTTCGCGGCGATGTACGGCACGCTGGCGCTGCTGTCCGCGCAGGACCAGGCGCTGGTGGCGGGCTGGTTCGTCAACAAGTTCCGTGGGGACGCCCGGCTGCTGGCGCCCGGGCTGGAGATGCTGCGGGAGCTGACGGGCCGTCCGGTGCTGGGGACGCTGCCGATGCTGTCCGGCCTGTGGCTGGACGCCGAGGACTCGCTGGACCTGTCCACGGCCGTGGAGAACCGCCCGACCGCCGCGCCGCACGGCTCCGAGGTGCTGCGGGTGGCGGTGGTGCGGCTGCCTCGGCTGTCGAACTTCACCGATGTGGACGCGCTGGCCCAGGAACCGGGTGTGCTGGTGCGCTGGGCGACCCGGCCGGAGGAGCTGGCCGACGCCGACCTGGTGGTGCTGCCCGGCACCCGGGCGACCGTCGCCGACCTGGCCTGGCTGCTCGAGCGGGGACTGGACGGCGCGCTGCGGGCCCGCGCCGCGGCCGGGCTGCCCGTCCTCGGCGTGTGCGGCGGCTACCAGATGCTGTCGCGGGAGATCGTCGACGCGGTGGAGTCGAAGGCCGGCGCCGTCGAGGGCCTCGGGCTGCTGCCGACCCGGGTGGAGTTCGGGGTGGCGAAGGTGCTGGGCCGGCCGGTCGGCGAGGCGTACGGGGAGCGGGTCGAGGGGTACGAGATCCACCACGGCGTGGTGGCCGTCGAGGGCGGGACACCCTTCCTCGACGGCTGCCGGGTCGGCGCGGTGTGGGGGACGACCTGGCACGGCGCGCTGGAGAACGACGGTTTCCGGCGGGCGCTGCTGCGCGAGGTGGCGGCGGCGGCCGGGCGGGCGTTCGTGCCGGCGCCGGACACCTCGTTCGCCGCGGCCCGCGAGGAGCGGCTGGACCGGCTGGGCGACCTGATCGAGGAACATGCGGACACCGACGCACTGTGGAAGCTGATCGAGGGCGGGGCACCGCAGGGGCTGCCGTTCGTGCCGCCGGGTGCACCGTGA